One genomic segment of Spiroplasma endosymbiont of Poecilobothrus nobilitatus includes these proteins:
- a CDS encoding Mbov_0401 family ICE element transposase-like protein, with the protein MITNIDFFKDAEEENDKKYVEDITKKLIETDDKLFKMTKENPEYQKYKIKEKRNKTIITKRCSVTIPRRRYYYFDEILKRNVYVFLLDEYLGIKKWQRTENSLREKILSFMGDGKRYRDVIDTVTDSKVSNMTISNIYKNVDLDKIDYIHINQSNKIDITGDTIYVQADGTFQTMRDDKTKEKLKEHILISSIHTGFNKEKSTEKRPVIENKKGVFEMNNIPHKIKNLTNIKLFTNKVIEAMHSYNIKKDTKILVLGDGANYIETIANAIAKEFKNNILDVSLDKYHLIKKFEHLWSYRKRNKMQEIKYNVAKYYFYNGKYDELLDLLNSLLPYIVGNKRSYLLKTIKYIKNNEKGICNQILPNNNIGCHMEGDISKAKSVKGRGGKIYNKLTFNNLLTASMIKTNSETNMKNNKEMKNIVINKNNLVEVLKVQNLSI; encoded by the coding sequence ATGATTACAAATATCGATTTTTTTAAAGATGCTGAAGAAGAAAATGATAAAAAATATGTTGAAGATATTACTAAAAAATTAATTGAAACAGATGATAAATTGTTTAAAATGACAAAAGAAAATCCAGAATATCAAAAATATAAAATAAAAGAAAAAAGAAATAAAACTATAATAACAAAAAGATGCAGTGTAACTATTCCACGAAGAAGATATTATTATTTTGATGAAATTTTAAAAAGAAATGTATATGTTTTTTTGTTAGACGAATATTTGGGAATTAAAAAATGACAAAGAACAGAAAATTCATTGCGAGAAAAAATATTATCATTTATGGGGGATGGAAAAAGATATCGTGATGTTATAGATACAGTTACAGATTCAAAAGTTAGTAATATGACAATATCAAATATTTATAAAAATGTTGATTTAGATAAAATTGACTATATTCATATTAATCAAAGCAATAAAATAGATATTACTGGAGATACTATATATGTTCAAGCGGATGGTACATTTCAAACTATGCGAGATGATAAAACCAAAGAAAAATTAAAAGAACATATATTAATTTCTAGTATACATACTGGGTTCAATAAGGAAAAATCAACTGAAAAAAGACCAGTAATTGAAAATAAAAAAGGTGTTTTTGAAATGAATAATATTCCACATAAAATTAAAAATTTAACTAATATTAAGCTATTTACAAATAAAGTTATTGAAGCAATGCATAGTTATAATATTAAAAAAGATACAAAGATTTTAGTTCTAGGTGATGGTGCAAATTATATCGAAACTATCGCTAATGCTATTGCGAAAGAATTTAAAAATAATATTCTTGATGTAAGTTTAGATAAGTATCATTTAATTAAAAAATTTGAACATTTATGATCATATCGAAAAAGAAATAAAATGCAAGAAATAAAATATAATGTAGCAAAATACTATTTTTATAATGGTAAATATGATGAATTATTAGATTTATTAAATTCTCTTTTGCCATATATTGTTGGAAATAAACGAAGTTATTTATTAAAAACAATTAAATATATTAAAAATAATGAAAAAGGTATTTGTAATCAAATTCTCCCCAATAATAATATTGGTTGTCATATGGAAGGTGATATTTCGAAAGCAAAAAGTGTTAAAGGAAGAGGAGGTAAAATTTATAATAAATTAACTTTTAATAATTTATTAACTGCTTCAATGATTAAAACTAATAGTGAAACAAATATGAAAAATAATAAAGAAATGAAAAATATTGTAATTAATAAAAATAATTTAGTTGAAGTTCTTAAAGTTCAAAATTTAAGTATTTAG